GCAGTTTGGGTCCAACCACCAAGGTTCTGTCTCAGCCGCGACGCAACATCGTCGGCTGCAGAATCCAACATGTTtggaaagaaggaggaggacacgtGATCTGGAAAGGAACGGTGCTGGACCAGGTAACGGAGGAGGGAGCTCCCACCGTTTCATGACCTTCACTTTGAGTCAGTTTTCCACCTGTGTAACGGGAGGAAAGGGAGCGAGGGGTGCTTGGCTGGATTGGAGGGACGATGAGGTTCCTGCTCCCAACAACAATGCTTGTCCGGTGGAGCTGCAGGGGTGGAGCTCCTGGTAGTGTGGATGCCATGTTCTAAGCGGGACTCTCCAGCAGTGACGCACATCTGAACACACATATGtaatatttaaagaaaacccGGCTATGGAGGAATTTAAGCCTTGTTAGATCCCTTTTGGGGCACAATTCGCAAGCCAGTGATAAAAACAGTAATAGATGCCTGGTATAGAGTCATTTAGAACTAATCGGTCTGCAAAGGGTTCCAGGTGGGAGGGGAACTCTGGAGAACCTCAGGAGAGAGAGGAACTCTAGAGAACCTCAGGAGGGAGGGGAACTCTGGAGAACCTCAGGAGAAAAATCACATCTCTTTACCACAGACCCACTGCCTCTCAGTTACCATGGGAACGCAGTTTCCACATTAACACCTTCCACTGTTTCCCAGTCTAGCCTCCGTGAGGATCCCGTCAGATCCCCCACTCTCATCCTCAGTTTGGGTGTGTTCGGGCTGGTAGTGAAAGGTCTCATAGCCACGGCCGTACACGTGCACACCGCTATTAGCAATGAGCAATTGTAGCTCATTCAGTTGAATTATTGTATTTGGCCTAATGTAGACTCAACCAGTTCTTACACTGTTATTAAACAGATCTAACGAGGCTTAAATGCCTTCAGAGTCTGGGTTCCCTTTAAAAAGGCCAGGCCAGGATAATCCTGTAATAATTGATTTATTAATGACTGTTTCTCCACCAGGTGCCCGTGAACCCGTCTCTCTATCTGATAAAGTACGATGGTTTCGACTGTGTTTATGGTCTGGAGCTTCATAAAGATGAGCGGGTTCAGGGGCTGGAGGTGCTTCCGGACAGACTGGGTAAGGAACCTGGATTACAAACTCTCAACAAGGTGGAGAATAAAACTCATAAAAATCTCATTTCTGCATTACACATTACAGTTTGGCTGTTTCTAGATGTGCGTTGTAATGTGGGACCTTCTTGTTAATGTGTGTTAACATTTGTGGTAAACTACTACTACGCTCCTGTGTTGACCTGTTAATTGTTGTCCTTAAGATGTAGCAGTGTTTATTCCAGCAGGACAAAGATCAAAGCATAAACGACCTTAATTGACTTTCATTTCCGTAGCGAAATCGCGCCTAACAGACGTCAACCTCGCAGACACCATGATAGGGAAAGCAGTGGAGCACATGTTTGAGACGGAGGAGGGCCCGAAAGAGGAATGGAGGGGCATGGTGCTGGCTCGGGCCCCCATCATGACCACCTGGTTTTATATAACCTATGAGAAAGACCCCGTCCTCTACATGTACCAGCTGCTGGATGACTACAAAGAGGGAGACCTGCGCATCATGCCGGACTCAAGTGAGTACTGGCAGCAGAATTAGGAACGAGGTGATTTTAACGAGGAATCTAAACCAAATTCACCTCCAACTATATCGGTCCTGAAGGTTTGGATCCTATTGGACCAGCTGCTATGACTTAGATTCCCTAAATGTTAGAACGAGAGTAAGTTCTCTGAGTTATTAGCCTGCATTCACTCGTTCATACTGACGTTCATCCTTTATTGGTGGGTCACAGCCACTCATTGGGGAAAGTAACCAAAGCTACACATTCAGACCTTATGTGACTGTAGTGGCCTCCTTGTGCAGCTGAGCCACAGGTGGGGGCCTGATTAATCCCCTGTGAGCAGTTGTAGTTAGATGTAGTTAATATCTCCATAGAGATGCATTTTAGAATCACCTtggatgtcatttttaaaaggtttaacgAAGGTGCTCTATTAGCCTCACTATTACCTGTAACCAGACCTGCATGTCTCTGCAGCTTGGGTAGGAGaggtggttgccatggtgacacagAGCTCTTCagtttattaataataatacatttgatCTACAGACGCCATTCAAGGATCTCAAGGACACCTTGCAAACACAGGAGATAACACAGATTAaagaaagattattttaaatgtttaattcctAAACGTGGCAGTAACACAGCGGTAAAATGACGTTACAGTAACACGGCGGTTAAAACAATAAGGGGCCGACCAGCTGTTGATCGTTGGcctttaacttaaaagctgcattgtCAGCATTGCTTTGTGTATTATCCATGACACAGGTGTGGACATGAAGGGCAAAAAGACTCTTCAACACGAATAAACTAGCTTTGGCGCTTCACCATAGCTCTTCAACCTCTGTCTTGCTCGTGCACTGCTcaagcgccctctggtggccgtaATTATCTGTTCAGATTCAGAAAAATGTATTCATCCCAGTGGAGTAATTGAGGAAATtgtaaaaatccataaataagccgcatcACTCTATAAGTTGTGGGAAAAGTAGCAGTATAtagagtggatttttttttgtgctacCATGAAGAAGAGCATTTTATTTAAAGTCGGGATGTGGGGAGTGTGTTAAGGGTGAGTGATGGACTGATAGTGGTTGATAGTGTCGAGGTGGAAGTATGAGGGCTGGGTGAAGTGAGCGGTGAAGGAGTGGTGATGTCCAGGAGGACAGACACTTTACCCGAGAGAAGGGTGGATCATGGAACCATCAGTGTGTCAATTAGGACTATCGGCGTTGGAGGGTGTTGGTGCCAATCAAGATGAAGCTAATAAGTTTGAGAAAGTTGTGGAAAAACTATATTTTAATGTCACGGAGGCAATCGGCAAGGACAGAGGGGGGAAGTGGGCGTTGAGGAGAGGTAGAGCTGggtgtcatctgcatagcaATGAAAGTTCTGGTCTTTGTTTTCTGAAAAGATTACGGAAGGTACGGATGAAGCTGGGGGCCCCAGGACAGAGCTCTGTGGGACACCAATGCTGACTGGAGAGGGTAGGAATTGATGATTCTTTATTTGGAGAATCTGTAATTGGCTGGAGAGGTTCTGTGTTGTTAACCCAACTGATCAGGGACCAAAGCAGGCTTTTGAGAGCAGCagatattattgttgttttcaggggtgctgggatgtgtgtgtgaggaagggatgtcCAGCTTCAGAAGGACCTCCTGAGAGCAGGAATCAGCCTCGTCGAAGACACAGGTGAAAGTGGAACAAAAGACTGACTGTGTGCTCCCTGTCCCCCTGTAGACGACACTGTCCCAGCGGAGAGGGAACCTGGCGAGGTGGTGGACAGCCTGGTGGGCAAACAGGTGGAGTACGCCAAAGAGGACGGCGGGAAACGAACAGGCATGGTCATCCACCAGGTGGAGGCAAAGCCCTCGGTCTACTTTATAAAGTTTGACGATGACTTCCTCATCTACGTCTATGACCTGGTCAAAACGTCATAAACTTGTGTGGATGTCCAGAGTCCTCGGGACATTACAGACAACCAGTGCAGCACATGTCACAACATCTGAAGCATTTGATTTCAGCTCTCATTCCTCAGACTGGAAAGAAGAACGGTCACGACTGAAAGAGACAGGTTAGAAGGTTTTTGAGCTTTGTGTTTAAGATCTGAGGTCACGCTCGTGTTGAAGACTCATCTGTTGCCTTTGTAGTCTTAATGGCTGTGGATCTCCATCACCATAGAACACATCCAAACCcctttattttggaaaaaattTACAAATCTTCAGCTTTCTTCTAAAAGAAACCAAACTTGAGTTTATTTTCAGTGTCTGGTGTTGAGGAGAACATGGCTCGGTGTCATTTTCCCTTTACTCTGGCGTGTCAGAaatctggaggtcagaggtcattccccATGCAGACGTGCGCCTGGTTGAACTCCACCGTGCTTAGATCAAACCGTGAACCTCTCCTCCTGAGTCCTGGCTGTTCAGAAGAGCAGCACTGATGTGGGAGGAGAGCTACAGCTCAAACATCCAAACTGTAGAATCTTACTATAACTATGGCTTCAACTTTACTTTTAACAGTAGTTGAAAATAGGattcacttttttatttcacaaaatttgatatttttaacctcctctttctttagtATTCCAACAttaatgtattattattgaatATTTCAACAGTATCACCTCCAGAGCTGTTTTAAACgcctcacaaaatttggtccaAACCTTTGGAGTCTCATGTTTCTCTTGGAAATTTGTCCATAAAATGTCAGAAATGGGAAAATTTCCGAAGATGAACACTTCAGCTGTctggaaaaaagatgaaaagggTGGAAAATAGAATGTTGTCCTTTTCAGAAGATCAAGCAACCCACCTCCACAATAGCTGCACTTCAAACTACAATTTAAAGTTTGTCCAGTTGCCAAACCATTTACTGTTGAAGTTGTTTTCTGTTTGACGATTGTACAGCGTCGTGTTGCGGGTCAGCTAAAGTCTTGGGATTAGTTTCTGACCACTGGAGATCAAAGATGGAAGACAAAGAGacacactttttattttttcctgttgGCTCCAGCTTTGATAACAGACGTCAGTGAAGCCTTGAAAACCATGATTATCTTGAAACAGTGGGATCTGCTCGGGCGGTTCAAGGTGATTGAAAATCTGTGTATTTGTTCTGTTTATGTTGCGGCGTTAAAGACTGTAAACTGGTGGGAATGGAATGCTGTAAAGAAAACCCACTTTTTTACTGGTTCTCCAGCCTGAACGGAAACAGTTGCGTTTACTGTATGAAGAGATTAACAACCAGAAAAATGCttcttttgctctttttcttcttctgtttctgaaaTTGTTCTTGTTTCCTGGAGACTGAAGGTTTTCcctgatcacatgacctgtgCTGGCTGATCTCTGCCCAAACGACGACCAGTCCCACCGGCGGCACTTTAACAGCGCGTCTGTTCAGTCGTATTCCTGGTTTCCGTTGATGTTTATGCCTCCGAGGAGGTCGGAGTTTCCAGCACAGCGTCAGTAAATTCCTGAACTTTCAGTAAAAAA
The sequence above is drawn from the Takifugu rubripes chromosome 6, fTakRub1.2, whole genome shotgun sequence genome and encodes:
- the LOC105419770 gene encoding spindlin-1-like, with the protein product MKNTPGHRDAADAEHAGVSANMMKKKNPHKKHKSSLGPTTKVLSQPRRNIVGCRIQHVWKEGGGHVIWKGTVLDQVPVNPSLYLIKYDGFDCVYGLELHKDERVQGLEVLPDRLAKSRLTDVNLADTMIGKAVEHMFETEEGPKEEWRGMVLARAPIMTTWFYITYEKDPVLYMYQLLDDYKEGDLRIMPDSNDTVPAEREPGEVVDSLVGKQVEYAKEDGGKRTGMVIHQVEAKPSVYFIKFDDDFLIYVYDLVKTS